The genomic interval AAAAAAGCCCTCTTTTTGCTCCAGCGCAGCCAGCAGTTCATCCATGTCAGGATGGACTTTAATCGGTTCACCGGCAGCCTTAATGGCGTTGTTGACATCCTTTAAGCCGTTACCGGTGACGGCGCAGACCACCGTCTCGTTTTTCTTGATAATCCCCTGGGCTACGGCTTTTTTCAGGCCGGCCAGCCCTGCCACCCCAGCCGGTTCACCGAAAATACCGGAGGTGCGACCCAGCAAGCGCATGGCAGACAGGATTTCCTCGTCGGATACGTTAATATAGGTGCCGTGGGAGTCTCTTACGGCCCGCAGGGCTTTTTCCGGGTTTCTGGGCATCCCTACGGCGATGCTGTCGGCCAGGGTATTCTCATCCGTGGGCTCCAGTTTACTGCCGGAGAAGAAAGCCTTGGTAATCGGAGCGCAGCCTTCCGCCTGCACGCCGAGCACCTTGGGCAAGCGGTCAATCATGCCGGTATGATACAGGTCCAGGAAACCTTTCCAGGCCCCCCCGATGGTGCAGCCGTCCCCCACGGAGAAGACCACCCAATCAGGCACTTCCCAGTTCAACTGCTCGCAGATTTCCAAAGTCACCGTCTTTTTCCCCTCAATCAAATAAGGGTTAATGGCGGCATTGCGGTTGTACCAACCGAACTTTTTGATCGCTTCCGCCGACAGCTTAAATGCATCCCGGTAATCTCCCTGAACGCTGATCACCGTGGCGCCAAAAATTAAGAGCTGGGCAATCTTCCCTTGGGGCGCCCTTTGCGGCACGAAAATACAGGTTTTCATGCCCACGCTGGCCGCATTGCCGGCCAAAGAAGAAGCCGCATTCCCGGTGGAAGAACAGGCAATCAGTTTGGCACCTTCCTCCATCGCTTTCACCACCGCAATGGCCGAAGCCCTGTCCTTCAAAGAGGCAGTGGGGTTCTGCCCATCGTCTTTCATATACAGTTTTTCCAAGCCAATAGCGTCTGCCAGCACCTTAGTCTCATACAGGGGCGTCCAACCTACCCGCAAACGAGGCCTGGGGCTGTCAGGTTGGATGGGGAGATAATCGCTGTATCTCCAGATGGTGAAATTACGGTTTTCCTTAAACATTTCCTTGGAAACCCGGCTCTTAATATAATCGTAATCATACTTTACATCTAAAATCCCGTCCGCACCGCAGTCAGGACAAGTGTAAACACCGGGCGCAGCAGGATAGGTCTTACCGCAGTTGATGCACTCCAAGTGTTTGACGTTGCGCATCGAAAAACCCCCTTGGTAGATTTATCTATGATTAATATTATGCTTACAAATTAAATATATCTTAATAACAGGGCCGGCGCAATAGCATTTTTCTCCTGACACCGGCAAGAAAAGAAAGGCACTCTTACCCACTTGGGTTCGAGTGCCTCGTTCTCTTACGCCAAGTCGGCGTACAAGGGGAAGCG from Clostridia bacterium carries:
- a CDS encoding threonine synthase: MRNVKHLECINCGKTYPAAPGVYTCPDCGADGILDVKYDYDYIKSRVSKEMFKENRNFTIWRYSDYLPIQPDSPRPRLRVGWTPLYETKVLADAIGLEKLYMKDDGQNPTASLKDRASAIAVVKAMEEGAKLIACSSTGNAASSLAGNAASVGMKTCIFVPQRAPQGKIAQLLIFGATVISVQGDYRDAFKLSAEAIKKFGWYNRNAAINPYLIEGKKTVTLEICEQLNWEVPDWVVFSVGDGCTIGGAWKGFLDLYHTGMIDRLPKVLGVQAEGCAPITKAFFSGSKLEPTDENTLADSIAVGMPRNPEKALRAVRDSHGTYINVSDEEILSAMRLLGRTSGIFGEPAGVAGLAGLKKAVAQGIIKKNETVVCAVTGNGLKDVNNAIKAAGEPIKVHPDMDELLAALEQKEGFFDYMKQ